Proteins encoded by one window of Superficieibacter sp. HKU1:
- a CDS encoding lysozyme — MAQQPLTISLAGIALIKKYQGLNLEQYQDESGLWVIGYGHMIACYENFAGPLTPETAEALLILDIQRCQCLLQQCLEISLNQPQYDALVSLALSCGNEAFYQSAILKYINARQFDKALAEWENAIVLNGKKINSLTPQRQAECALFLQGGEVETL; from the coding sequence ATGGCACAGCAACCGTTGACGATCAGTCTGGCAGGTATTGCGCTGATAAAAAAATATCAGGGCCTTAACCTGGAACAATATCAGGATGAAAGTGGACTCTGGGTGATCGGCTACGGACATATGATTGCCTGCTATGAAAACTTTGCCGGCCCGCTAACGCCGGAAACAGCTGAAGCCCTGTTGATTCTGGATATTCAGCGCTGCCAGTGTCTGCTGCAACAATGTCTGGAAATTAGTCTGAATCAGCCACAATATGACGCGCTGGTTTCCCTGGCATTGAGCTGTGGCAATGAAGCGTTCTACCAGTCAGCGATCCTCAAATATATTAACGCCCGTCAATTCGACAAGGCGCTGGCAGAATGGGAAAATGCGATTGTGCTTAATGGAAAGAAGATTAACAGCCTGACGCCGCAACGTCAGGCTGAGTGCGCCTTATTTCTTCAGGGTGGTGAAGTGGAGACGCTTTAG
- a CDS encoding STY4199 family HEPN domain-containing protein codes for MVTSTSHQIREQFEHCLAIIRQASLEVLLLLNVKVTEGKDPRWFLEQLDQARLSLGGWASVAQRLNLNDAQMSRFTLHLRHLQQWVPQYERGQEVSQHQLIVALRFVTELEYLRQKQPLLKFSAPEASETHAQQQAQGQLRTLELTLKALIAQAWPDPVRLNNQLKIQFGADKVRRWLKLGERHDVLSGMRFSELALMLVDKKEFARHYAPLFNDPSTLSLFVEPRATLQHFLEDCRQIRNRVIAGEPLSLAQRALLDHYSQQIIGPVQQAFAHNQTRVNPAAFTALQESELDDFWENARKKDRLSGGDDTEISDSIERPDTRRKRSAQERDKLISVVLWTLVGITVLGMCGGGLWMINQSSATPQASAQSTGSGVKIEREPASPREQLTSMGITWDASNLRSAIDRNDPQVTQLFLRGGMNWKLSWTEAAHASGNDKVLALLLRYRLQMDEKRPCRRFMTTVGAAMAQGGALTPMRKEYLQAFCTAPPVVERQRYDTEQAKRRAKAQPDAQNKQWLAIQTAIYNEVR; via the coding sequence ATGGTCACCAGTACATCACACCAGATTCGCGAGCAGTTTGAACACTGTCTTGCGATCATTCGCCAGGCATCGCTTGAAGTTTTGCTCCTGCTTAACGTTAAGGTGACGGAAGGAAAAGACCCGCGCTGGTTTCTGGAACAGCTCGATCAGGCGCGTCTGAGTCTTGGCGGCTGGGCCAGCGTCGCACAAAGGCTTAATCTGAATGACGCCCAGATGAGCCGTTTTACGCTGCATTTACGTCATCTTCAGCAGTGGGTGCCGCAGTATGAGCGCGGACAGGAGGTGAGTCAGCATCAGCTGATTGTCGCGCTGCGTTTCGTGACGGAGCTGGAGTACCTGCGCCAGAAGCAGCCGCTGTTGAAATTCTCCGCGCCGGAAGCGTCAGAGACTCACGCTCAGCAGCAGGCTCAGGGACAATTACGTACTCTGGAGCTGACGCTCAAAGCCCTTATCGCTCAGGCCTGGCCCGATCCGGTGCGTCTTAATAACCAGCTAAAAATACAGTTTGGTGCCGATAAGGTGCGACGCTGGCTCAAACTGGGTGAACGCCACGATGTGCTGAGCGGAATGCGCTTTAGCGAGCTGGCCCTGATGCTGGTCGATAAAAAAGAGTTTGCCCGTCACTATGCCCCGCTGTTCAACGACCCTTCCACGCTCAGTTTGTTTGTGGAACCCCGCGCCACGCTGCAGCATTTTCTCGAAGACTGCCGGCAGATCCGAAACAGGGTGATTGCCGGAGAGCCGCTAAGTCTGGCGCAGCGTGCGCTGCTCGATCACTATAGCCAGCAAATTATCGGCCCGGTTCAGCAAGCTTTTGCGCATAATCAGACCCGCGTCAATCCTGCCGCGTTTACCGCTTTGCAGGAGAGCGAACTTGATGATTTCTGGGAGAATGCCCGTAAGAAGGATCGGCTTTCCGGCGGCGATGATACTGAAATCAGCGACAGCATTGAGCGACCTGACACCCGGCGCAAGCGCTCGGCGCAGGAACGCGACAAACTTATTTCTGTAGTGTTGTGGACACTGGTTGGCATTACCGTGCTGGGTATGTGCGGCGGCGGATTATGGATGATTAACCAGAGTAGCGCCACGCCGCAGGCCAGCGCGCAGAGCACCGGAAGCGGCGTTAAGATAGAGCGTGAACCGGCCTCCCCGCGTGAGCAACTGACCAGTATGGGGATTACCTGGGATGCCAGTAACCTGCGTTCTGCTATCGATCGTAACGACCCGCAGGTGACGCAGCTTTTTCTGCGGGGCGGGATGAACTGGAAGCTTTCGTGGACCGAAGCCGCTCACGCGTCCGGGAATGATAAGGTGTTGGCGCTGCTGTTGCGTTACCGTCTGCAGATGGATGAGAAAAGGCCCTGTCGCCGTTTTATGACGACCGTGGGCGCCGCGATGGCGCAGGGCGGCGCATTAACGCCGATGCGTAAAGAGTATCTCCAGGCATTCTGTACCGCGCCGCCGGTCGTCGAGCGGCAGCGGTATGATACAGAACAGGCAAAACGGCGGGCTAAGGCGCAGCCGGACGCACAGAATAAACAATGGCTGGCGATCCAGACTGCGATTTATAACGAGGTGCGCTAG
- a CDS encoding alpha,alpha-trehalase, with protein sequence MLNQKMRSVEEELMLDIALNYSTDPCELKLDEMTEVEPEPEMIEGFPASDALTPADRYLELFEHVQSMRIFADSKTFPDCAPKIDPLDILIRYRRVKRRPGFDLREFVNAHFWLPQDYSKEYISNPEHSLKEHIDNLWPTLTREPQDHIPWSSLLALPQAYIVPGGRFSETYYWDSYFTMLGLAESGRGDLLKCMADNFAWMIEIYGHIPNGNRTYYLSRSQPPVFALMVELFEEDGVRGARRYLDHLLMEYNFWMDGADSLVLNQGYRHVVRMPNGALLNRYWDDRDTPRDESWLEDVETAKHSSRPANEVYRDLRAGAASGWDYSSRWLRDTHRLASIRTTQFIPIDLNAFLFKLESTIANISGVKGDRETETKFRQKAAERRSAITHYLWDEKDGCFRDYDWRREQQARFSAASIVPLYTGMATHEQADRLAEVVRARLLTPGGIMASDYESGEQWDKPNGWAPLQWMAIQGFKLYGNDALGDEIAHCWLKTVNHVYQQHHKLVEKYHIADSTPQEGGGGEYPLQDGFGWTNGVVRRLIALYGEPPRS encoded by the coding sequence ATGCTCAACCAGAAAATGCGCAGTGTGGAGGAAGAGTTGATGCTTGATATTGCGCTCAACTACTCAACCGATCCATGCGAATTAAAACTGGATGAAATGACCGAGGTCGAGCCGGAGCCGGAGATGATCGAAGGGTTCCCGGCATCCGATGCCCTGACGCCTGCCGATCGTTATCTGGAACTCTTTGAGCACGTGCAGTCCATGCGTATTTTTGCCGACAGCAAAACGTTTCCGGACTGCGCGCCGAAAATCGATCCGCTGGATATTCTTATCCGCTACCGGCGGGTTAAACGTCGGCCGGGTTTTGATCTGCGCGAGTTTGTTAACGCGCACTTCTGGCTGCCACAGGATTACAGTAAAGAATACATCTCGAATCCTGAACACTCTCTGAAAGAGCATATCGATAACCTCTGGCCAACGCTGACGCGTGAGCCGCAGGATCATATCCCGTGGTCGTCGCTGCTCGCCCTGCCGCAGGCCTATATCGTGCCAGGAGGACGTTTTAGTGAGACCTATTATTGGGATTCCTACTTCACTATGCTGGGCCTGGCGGAAAGCGGGCGTGGCGATCTGCTGAAATGTATGGCGGATAACTTCGCCTGGATGATCGAAATATATGGTCATATCCCGAACGGCAACCGTACCTATTATCTGAGTCGTTCCCAGCCGCCGGTGTTTGCCCTGATGGTTGAACTGTTCGAAGAAGACGGTGTGCGCGGTGCGCGTCGTTACCTCGACCATCTGCTGATGGAATACAATTTCTGGATGGACGGCGCGGACTCGCTGGTGTTGAACCAGGGCTATCGCCACGTGGTGCGCATGCCCAACGGTGCGCTGCTTAACCGTTATTGGGACGATCGCGATACGCCGCGTGACGAATCGTGGCTTGAAGACGTGGAAACCGCGAAGCACTCAAGCCGTCCGGCGAACGAAGTGTATCGCGATCTGCGTGCCGGTGCGGCGTCCGGCTGGGATTACTCTTCCCGCTGGCTGCGTGATACTCACCGTCTCGCCAGTATCCGTACCACACAGTTTATTCCCATCGATTTGAACGCGTTTCTGTTCAAACTGGAAAGCACTATCGCTAACATTTCAGGCGTCAAAGGCGATCGGGAAACGGAAACTAAATTCCGTCAGAAGGCTGCCGAGCGCCGCTCTGCCATAACCCACTATCTGTGGGATGAAAAAGACGGTTGCTTCCGTGACTATGACTGGCGACGCGAGCAGCAGGCGCGGTTCTCTGCGGCCAGCATTGTGCCGCTTTATACCGGCATGGCGACGCACGAGCAGGCCGACCGCCTGGCAGAAGTGGTGCGTGCGCGTCTGCTCACGCCGGGTGGGATCATGGCCAGCGATTATGAAAGCGGCGAACAGTGGGATAAACCCAACGGCTGGGCACCGCTACAGTGGATGGCAATCCAGGGCTTCAAGCTTTACGGTAACGATGCGCTGGGCGATGAGATTGCCCATTGCTGGCTGAAAACGGTTAATCACGTTTACCAGCAGCATCATAAGCTGGTCGAGAAATATCATATTGCCGACAGCACGCCGCAGGAAGGTGGCGGTGGCGAGTACCCGTTACAGGATGGCTTCGGCTGGACTAACGGCGTGGTACGTCGCCTGATTGCGCTGTATGGTGAACCGCCGCGCAGCTAG
- the gorA gene encoding glutathione-disulfide reductase, with product MTKHYDYVAIGGGSGGIASINRAAMYGQKCALIEAKALGGTCVNVGCVPKKVMWHAAQIREAIHLYGPDYGFDTTINHFNWDTLIASRTAYIDRIHTSYDNVLGKNQVDVIKGFARFVDAKTLEVNGETITADHILIATGGRPIHPDIPGAEYGIDSDGFFELPALPERVAVVGAGYIAVELAGVINGLGAEAHLFVRKHAPLRSFDNMLSETLVEVMNAEGPALHTHAVPKAVVKNADGSLTLELEDGRSQTVDCLIWAVGREPATDNFNLAATGVRTSEKGYIEVDKYQNTSVEGIYAVGDVTGAIELTPVAVAAGRRLSERLFNNKPDEHLDYSNVPTVVFSHPPIGTVGLSEEKAREEYGDDAVKVYKSSFTAMYTAVTSHRQPCRMKLVCIGPEEKIVGIHGIGYGMDEMLQGFAVALKMGATKKDFDNTVAIHPTGAEEFVTMR from the coding sequence ATGACGAAACATTACGACTATGTTGCCATCGGCGGCGGCAGCGGCGGTATCGCCTCCATCAACCGTGCGGCCATGTACGGCCAGAAATGCGCGCTGATCGAAGCGAAAGCGCTGGGCGGCACCTGCGTTAACGTTGGCTGTGTGCCGAAGAAAGTCATGTGGCATGCGGCGCAAATCCGCGAAGCGATCCATCTGTACGGCCCGGATTATGGTTTTGATACCACAATTAACCACTTCAACTGGGACACGCTCATCGCCAGCCGCACCGCCTACATCGATCGTATCCATACCTCATACGATAACGTACTGGGGAAAAATCAGGTCGACGTGATTAAGGGTTTCGCCCGCTTTGTCGATGCAAAAACGCTGGAAGTGAACGGCGAGACGATCACCGCCGATCATATTCTGATCGCCACCGGCGGCCGTCCGATCCATCCGGATATTCCGGGCGCGGAATACGGCATCGACTCCGACGGGTTCTTTGAACTTCCGGCGCTGCCTGAGCGCGTAGCTGTTGTCGGCGCAGGCTATATCGCCGTCGAACTCGCCGGGGTCATTAACGGCCTCGGCGCAGAAGCCCATCTGTTTGTGCGTAAACACGCGCCGCTGCGCAGCTTCGATAACATGCTGTCCGAAACGCTGGTGGAAGTCATGAACGCCGAAGGCCCGGCCCTGCACACCCATGCGGTGCCGAAGGCGGTAGTGAAAAATGCCGACGGCAGCCTGACGCTTGAACTGGAAGATGGCCGCTCGCAGACGGTGGACTGCCTGATTTGGGCGGTAGGACGCGAACCTGCCACAGACAATTTCAACCTGGCCGCAACGGGCGTGCGCACCAGTGAAAAAGGTTATATTGAGGTCGATAAATACCAGAATACCAGCGTGGAAGGTATTTACGCGGTGGGCGATGTCACCGGCGCGATTGAACTGACGCCCGTTGCCGTCGCCGCAGGCCGCCGCCTCTCCGAGCGCCTGTTTAACAATAAGCCGGACGAGCATCTCGACTACAGCAATGTGCCGACCGTGGTATTTAGCCATCCGCCGATTGGTACCGTCGGGCTGAGCGAAGAGAAAGCGCGGGAAGAATATGGCGACGATGCGGTTAAGGTGTATAAATCGTCCTTTACGGCGATGTATACCGCCGTCACCTCCCACCGCCAGCCGTGCCGCATGAAGCTGGTCTGCATCGGACCAGAGGAAAAAATCGTCGGTATCCACGGTATTGGTTACGGCATGGATGAAATGCTGCAGGGCTTTGCGGTGGCGCTGAAGATGGGCGCCACGAAAAAAGATTTCGATAATACCGTCGCCATCCACCCGACCGGGGCGGAAGAATTTGTGACGATGCGGTAA
- a CDS encoding 23S rRNA (adenine(2030)-N(6))-methyltransferase RlmJ, producing MLSYRHSFHAGNHADVLKHTVQSLIIESLKEKDKPFLYLDTHAGAGRYQLSGEYAERTGEYLEGIARIWQQDDLPAELKPYIGVVEHFNRNGQLRYYPGSPLIARQLLREHDSLHMTELHPSDFPLLRGEFQKDNRARVERADGYQQLKSKLPPASRRGLILIDPPYEIKTDYQAVVTGIHEGHKRFATGTYALWYPVVLRQQIKRMLKELEATGIRRILQIELAVRPDSDRHGMTASGMIVINPPWKLEQQMNNVLPWLHSKLVPTGIGHATVSWVVPE from the coding sequence ATGCTCAGTTATCGCCACAGCTTTCACGCTGGCAACCATGCCGACGTCCTCAAACATACCGTTCAGAGTCTGATCATTGAATCGCTGAAAGAGAAAGACAAACCGTTTCTCTATCTGGACACCCATGCGGGCGCAGGCCGTTATCAGTTGAGTGGCGAATACGCCGAGCGCACTGGCGAGTATCTCGAAGGCATCGCGCGCATCTGGCAGCAGGACGACCTGCCTGCCGAACTGAAGCCATACATTGGCGTAGTTGAACACTTCAACCGCAACGGCCAGTTACGCTATTACCCCGGCTCGCCGCTGATCGCCCGCCAGCTTTTGCGCGAGCATGACAGCCTGCACATGACCGAGCTGCATCCGAGCGATTTTCCGCTGCTGCGCGGTGAGTTTCAGAAAGACAACCGCGCCCGCGTAGAGCGCGCCGATGGCTATCAGCAGTTGAAATCCAAACTGCCCCCCGCCTCACGTCGCGGCCTGATCCTCATCGACCCGCCGTACGAAATCAAAACCGACTATCAGGCGGTAGTGACCGGCATCCATGAAGGCCACAAACGTTTTGCCACCGGCACTTACGCGCTGTGGTATCCGGTGGTGCTGCGTCAGCAAATCAAGCGCATGCTTAAAGAGCTGGAAGCGACCGGAATTCGCCGCATTCTGCAAATCGAGCTGGCAGTACGTCCCGACAGCGACCGGCACGGCATGACCGCTTCCGGGATGATTGTGATTAACCCGCCGTGGAAGCTGGAGCAGCAGATGAATAACGTGCTGCCGTGGCTGCACAGCAAACTGGTGCCGACCGGTATCGGACACGCTACCGTGAGCTGGGTCGTCCCGGAGTAA
- the prlC gene encoding oligopeptidase A — MTNPLLTPFDLPPFSAIKPEHVVPAVTKALDDCRATVERVVAHGTPYTWANLCQPLAETDDVLGRIFSPVSHLNSVKNSPELREAYEQTLPLLSEYSTWVGQHEGLYKAYRDLRDGEHYASLTAPEKKAVDNALRDFELSGIGLPKEKQKRYGEIATRKSELGNLYSNNVLDATMGWTKLITDESELAGMPESALAAAKAQAEAKEQDGYLLTLDIPSYLPVLTYCDNQALREEMYRAYGTRASDQGPNAGKWDNGPIMAEILALRHELAQLLGFENYAYKSLATKMAENPQQVLDFLTDLAKRARPQGEKELAQLRAFAKAEYGVDELQPWDIAYYSEKQKQHLYSISDEQLRPYFPEEKAVNGLFEVVKRIYGITAKERKDIDVWHPDVRFFELYDDKNELRGSFYLDLYAREHKRGGAWMDDCVGQMRKADSTLQKPVAYLTCNFNRPVNGKPALFTHDEVITLFHEFGHGLHHMLTRIETAGVSGISGVPWDAVELPSQFMENWCWEPDALAFISGHYETGEPLPKELLDKMLAAKNYQAALFILRQLEFGLFDFRLHAGFSPEQGAKILETLADIKKQVAVVPSPAWGRFPHAFSHIFAGGYAAGYYSYLWADVLAADAYSRFEEEGIFNRETGQSFLDNILTRGGSEEPMELFKRFRGREPQLDAMLDHYGIKG; from the coding sequence ATGACCAATCCTTTATTGACGCCTTTCGATCTCCCGCCTTTCTCCGCAATCAAACCTGAACATGTGGTTCCTGCCGTCACCAAAGCGCTGGATGACTGCCGCGCCACGGTCGAACGCGTAGTGGCGCACGGCACGCCGTATACGTGGGCGAATTTGTGTCAGCCGCTGGCGGAGACGGACGACGTGCTGGGACGGATATTTTCGCCTGTCAGCCACCTGAATTCGGTAAAAAATAGCCCGGAACTGCGCGAAGCTTACGAGCAAACCCTGCCGCTGCTTTCTGAGTACAGCACCTGGGTCGGGCAGCACGAAGGGCTTTACAAGGCATACCGCGACCTGCGCGATGGCGAACACTATGCCTCGCTGACGGCGCCGGAGAAGAAAGCGGTCGATAACGCGCTGCGCGATTTTGAACTGTCCGGTATCGGGCTGCCGAAAGAGAAGCAGAAACGCTACGGCGAGATCGCGACCCGTAAATCTGAACTGGGCAACCTCTACAGCAATAACGTGCTGGATGCGACGATGGGCTGGACGAAGCTTATCACCGATGAATCTGAACTCGCCGGAATGCCGGAAAGCGCGCTGGCCGCGGCAAAAGCGCAGGCTGAAGCCAAAGAGCAGGACGGTTATCTGTTAACGCTGGATATCCCGAGCTATTTGCCGGTGCTGACCTACTGCGACAATCAGGCGCTGCGTGAAGAGATGTACCGCGCTTACGGCACACGCGCGTCCGATCAGGGGCCGAATGCCGGTAAGTGGGATAACGGCCCCATCATGGCGGAAATCCTCGCCCTGCGCCACGAGCTGGCGCAACTGCTGGGCTTCGAAAACTACGCATACAAATCGCTGGCAACTAAAATGGCGGAAAACCCGCAGCAGGTGCTGGACTTCCTGACCGACCTCGCCAAACGCGCCCGTCCGCAGGGTGAGAAAGAACTGGCCCAGCTGCGCGCCTTTGCGAAAGCGGAGTATGGCGTGGACGAGCTCCAGCCGTGGGATATCGCGTACTACAGCGAAAAACAAAAACAGCATCTGTACAGCATCAGCGATGAGCAGCTGCGCCCCTATTTCCCGGAAGAGAAAGCGGTTAACGGTCTGTTTGAAGTGGTGAAACGTATTTATGGCATCACCGCTAAAGAGCGCAAAGACATCGACGTCTGGCATCCGGACGTGCGGTTCTTCGAACTGTATGACGACAAAAACGAGCTGCGCGGCAGCTTCTATCTCGACCTCTATGCGCGTGAACACAAGCGCGGCGGCGCGTGGATGGACGACTGCGTGGGCCAGATGCGTAAAGCGGACAGCACGCTGCAAAAACCGGTCGCCTATCTGACCTGTAACTTCAATCGCCCGGTCAACGGCAAACCGGCGCTGTTTACCCATGACGAAGTGATCACCCTGTTCCACGAGTTCGGTCACGGCCTGCATCATATGCTGACCCGCATCGAAACCGCAGGCGTGTCGGGCATCAGCGGCGTGCCGTGGGATGCGGTCGAACTGCCGAGTCAGTTTATGGAAAACTGGTGCTGGGAGCCTGACGCGCTGGCGTTTATCTCCGGTCATTACGAAACCGGCGAACCGCTGCCGAAAGAACTGCTGGATAAAATGCTGGCGGCGAAAAATTACCAGGCGGCGCTGTTTATTCTGCGTCAGCTGGAGTTCGGCCTGTTCGATTTCCGCCTGCACGCCGGGTTCAGCCCGGAGCAGGGCGCGAAAATCCTTGAGACGCTGGCGGACATTAAAAAACAGGTCGCCGTGGTGCCGTCTCCGGCCTGGGGCCGCTTCCCGCACGCGTTCAGCCACATCTTCGCCGGCGGCTATGCGGCGGGCTACTACAGCTATCTGTGGGCTGACGTACTGGCGGCGGACGCTTACTCTCGCTTTGAAGAAGAAGGGATTTTCAACCGCGAAACCGGGCAGTCGTTCCTGGATAATATCCTGACGCGCGGTGGTTCCGAAGAGCCGATGGAGCTGTTCAAACGCTTCCGTGGCCGTGAGCCGCAGCTGGATGCGATGCTGGATCACTACGGCATCAAAGGCTGA
- the rsmJ gene encoding 16S rRNA (guanine(1516)-N(2))-methyltransferase RsmJ has translation MQICLIDETGTGDGALSVLAARWGLEQDDNNLMALVLTPEHLELRKRDEPKLGGIFVDFVGGAMAHRRKFGGGRGEAVAKAVGIKGDYLPDVVDATAGLGRDAFVLASVGCRVRMLERNPVVAALLDDGLTRGYADAEIGGWLQERLQLIHASSLTGLAEITPRPQVVYLDPMFPHKQKSALVKKEMRVFQSLVGPDLDADGLLEPARQLASKRVVVKRPDYAPPLGNVATLNAIVTKGHRFDIYAGTA, from the coding sequence GTGCAAATCTGCTTGATTGACGAAACAGGCACCGGAGACGGTGCCTTATCTGTTCTTGCGGCCCGCTGGGGGCTGGAACAGGACGATAATAATCTGATGGCGCTGGTGCTGACGCCAGAACATCTGGAACTGCGTAAGCGGGATGAGCCGAAGCTTGGCGGCATCTTCGTCGATTTTGTCGGCGGGGCGATGGCGCACCGGCGAAAATTCGGCGGTGGTCGTGGTGAGGCGGTGGCGAAAGCGGTCGGCATTAAGGGCGATTATCTGCCGGATGTAGTCGATGCTACGGCGGGACTGGGGCGCGATGCCTTTGTGCTGGCCTCGGTAGGGTGTCGGGTGCGGATGCTGGAACGTAATCCGGTGGTCGCGGCGCTGCTGGACGACGGCCTGACGCGTGGCTATGCCGATGCCGAAATCGGCGGCTGGTTACAGGAACGCCTGCAGCTGATCCATGCTTCCAGCCTGACCGGGCTGGCGGAGATCACCCCGCGTCCGCAGGTGGTGTACCTCGATCCGATGTTTCCGCATAAGCAGAAAAGCGCGCTGGTGAAAAAGGAAATGCGGGTATTTCAGTCGCTGGTGGGGCCAGATTTAGACGCCGATGGCCTGCTGGAGCCTGCGCGTCAGCTGGCGAGCAAGCGCGTGGTGGTTAAACGCCCGGATTATGCGCCACCGCTGGGCAATGTCGCCACCCTGAATGCGATTGTGACCAAAGGGCACCGGTTTGATATTTATGCGGGGACGGCGTAG
- a CDS encoding NAD(P)/FAD-dependent oxidoreductase, whose amino-acid sequence MRKHIVILGAGFSGMWSALSAARLIDLHQQKDIDVTVIAPQPELRVRPRFYETQVEGLTAPLQPLFDVTGVKFIQGVVSRIVVENKQVIFSNAASETQCVHYDRLILATGSHLDRSFVAGVDRHAFDLDQIESAAVLEQHLNGLAQCEDSPARNTVVVCGGGFTGIEMAMELPARLRKLLGEEAKTRVVVVERGPMAGARYSQALRDVVMQASEELGVEWMVNAEVEHIDADGVTLKDGQKIASKTVIWTVGVQANALTAQIAAPRDAQGRLHVNHALQVEGHDDVYATGDVAYAATDDKGNHALMTCQHAIQLGKFAGNNAAASLLAVEPLPYRQENYVTCLDLGAWGAVYTEGWDQQVKLTRADAKKLKLSITSELIYPPKAEKATAFKIADPLAPFV is encoded by the coding sequence ATGCGTAAACACATTGTTATCCTCGGCGCAGGTTTTTCCGGTATGTGGTCAGCCCTTAGTGCCGCCCGCCTTATTGACCTTCATCAGCAAAAAGATATCGACGTAACGGTGATTGCACCGCAACCGGAACTGCGCGTGCGTCCGCGCTTTTACGAAACGCAGGTTGAAGGGCTTACGGCACCGCTCCAGCCACTGTTTGATGTTACCGGCGTGAAGTTTATTCAGGGCGTGGTATCGAGAATTGTTGTTGAAAATAAACAGGTTATTTTTAGTAACGCGGCCAGTGAAACACAATGTGTCCATTATGATCGGCTGATCCTGGCGACCGGTAGCCACCTCGATCGTTCCTTTGTCGCGGGCGTTGATCGGCATGCCTTCGATTTGGATCAGATTGAAAGCGCTGCTGTTCTGGAACAGCACCTTAACGGACTGGCGCAGTGTGAGGACAGCCCGGCGCGTAATACCGTTGTCGTCTGCGGCGGCGGCTTTACCGGCATTGAGATGGCGATGGAACTACCGGCCCGTTTGCGTAAGTTGCTCGGCGAGGAAGCTAAGACCAGAGTAGTCGTAGTTGAACGAGGTCCGATGGCTGGTGCGCGCTACAGCCAGGCGCTGCGCGACGTGGTTATGCAGGCGTCCGAAGAACTGGGCGTTGAATGGATGGTTAACGCAGAAGTTGAGCATATTGATGCTGACGGCGTGACCTTAAAAGACGGGCAGAAAATCGCGTCTAAAACGGTGATCTGGACCGTCGGCGTGCAGGCCAATGCGCTCACCGCGCAGATCGCCGCACCGCGAGATGCTCAGGGACGCCTGCACGTAAATCATGCCCTTCAGGTCGAAGGGCATGACGATGTTTATGCCACCGGCGATGTGGCGTATGCCGCAACCGACGATAAGGGCAACCATGCGCTGATGACCTGTCAGCACGCCATTCAACTCGGCAAGTTTGCCGGGAATAACGCCGCCGCCAGCCTGCTTGCGGTCGAGCCACTACCTTATCGTCAGGAAAATTACGTAACCTGCCTGGATCTGGGGGCCTGGGGCGCGGTGTATACCGAGGGATGGGATCAGCAGGTGAAACTGACGCGAGCCGATGCTAAAAAGCTGAAGCTTTCAATCACCAGCGAGTTGATTTACCCGCCGAAGGCGGAAAAAGCGACGGCGTTTAAGATTGCCGATCCGTTAGCGCCGTTTGTGTAG
- a CDS encoding Rrf2 family transcriptional regulator: MAFYSSGVEYGIHSLMCMVDSKGDAREMSVREIAALQSVPYDYLAKIFTRLSKAGLVSSTEGKGGGFKLAKPAEHITVLDVVTAIDGDKSIFECREIRQRLAVFDEQAPAWACEGICGVRSVMDMAQQRMEEALSQHTILDLTRKMYRKAPDEFVIEVQEWIAARKG; the protein is encoded by the coding sequence ATGGCATTTTACAGTTCAGGCGTTGAATACGGGATCCACAGCCTGATGTGCATGGTGGACAGCAAAGGAGATGCGCGCGAAATGAGCGTCCGCGAAATTGCTGCGCTGCAAAGCGTCCCTTATGACTATCTGGCAAAAATCTTTACCCGGCTTTCAAAGGCCGGGCTGGTGAGCAGCACCGAAGGTAAAGGTGGCGGTTTTAAACTGGCGAAGCCGGCAGAACATATTACGGTGCTGGACGTGGTCACGGCTATTGACGGTGACAAGTCAATTTTTGAGTGCCGCGAAATCCGTCAGCGGCTGGCGGTTTTCGATGAGCAGGCTCCTGCCTGGGCCTGCGAAGGGATCTGCGGCGTACGGTCGGTCATGGATATGGCGCAGCAGCGCATGGAAGAGGCGCTGTCTCAACATACGATCCTCGATCTCACGCGGAAAATGTACCGTAAAGCGCCGGATGAATTTGTTATTGAAGTCCAGGAGTGGATCGCCGCCAGAAAAGGGTAA